The following proteins come from a genomic window of Lolium rigidum isolate FL_2022 chromosome 5, APGP_CSIRO_Lrig_0.1, whole genome shotgun sequence:
- the LOC124654616 gene encoding receptor-like protein EIX1, giving the protein MAEPWPFVRVLIILMTCFPLFHRSSQAALAPTTPAGILCIPRERDALRDFKTGLNDSGNILSSWRGADCCRWKGVVCSNRTGHVIALRINSRPISEDVAPQVNSRRYAYPFGTMGGEIRSSLLSLRHLKQLDLSYNNFSGQPIPELIGALRSLTHLGLSNSNFGGRIPPHIGNLSNLLSLQLNSYTDIQVRTHSHDLAWVSRLRKLQVLSMPWVDLSAAVDWFQAVSMLPGLIHLDLGSCGLQNTMPPPLHANLTSLESLDLQYNPFNTSLVAKNLGLLWDLPSLQVLSLSGCGIHGPIPDVVGNLTSLQTLDLYSNHFTGMVPLTFRKLKKLQCLDLSYNFFNMDVRKLLHLLPSNELQMLLLSYNSFTGSLPDWIGRFSSLNMLYLDYNKLAGEIPVGIRELRNLTELWLDSNNLHGTITEDHFTNLTTLEHLWVSHNSLTVKVNSTWYTPFRLMSAGFSSCILGPQFPAWLIQPTMEALDISNTSIHDNIPAEFWTASPRWALDMSSNRLVGMLPKTLGDLELETLDISSNELTGPIPTLPKTLHYLDLSNNNLSGPLPSGTEGLVLQSLLLFNNSLSGTIPCSLLQLQLLESLDLSNNLLHGTIPKCPQGYITSSITTLNLNRNNLSGPLPMFLQRCRNLILLDLAYNKFSGSLPAWIGSRLPQLALLRLRSNKFSGGIHGELSKMKGLQFLDIACNNISGNIPESFGNLTAMTLGPNASGALFNLFHNGLFDYAIPPYYYTDSLLVDTKGQELEYTSGITYMVNIDLSCNGLTGQIPSEIGMLVALKSLNLSWNNVSGIMPQSIGELRALESFDLSHNELSGEIPISLSALTSLSRLNLSYNNLTGTIPSGNQLRTLDDQASIYIGNPGLCGPPLTRSCSGIDKTTLIPKEHEGMSDMVSFYLSLCLGFVVGLWIVFCGFLFKRKWRVACFSFSDHIYDRVYVEVHVGWASLARKFR; this is encoded by the coding sequence ATGGCCGAGCCATGGCCGTTTGTCCGAGTTCTGATAATCCTGATGACGTGCTTTCCCCTCTTCCACCGGAGCTCCCAGGCGGCGCTCGCACCAACAACACCAGCAGGCATCCTCTGCATCCCCCGCGAGCGGGACGCGCTTCGCGACTTCAAGACCGGCCTCAACGACTCCGGCAACATCCTGTCGTCGTGGCGAGGCGCGGACTGCTGCCGGTGGAAGGGTGTCGTTTGCAGCAACCGAACCGGCCACGTCATCGCGCTCCGAATCAACAGCCGACCCATCTCGGAGGACGTCGCGCCGCAAGTCAACAGCCGAAGATATGCATACCCTTTTGGGACCATGGGAGGTGAGATACGCTCCTCCTTGCTCTCTTTACGACATCTGAAGCAGCTGGATCTCTCATACAACAACTTCAGCGGCCAACCCATCCCGGAGCTCATCGGCGCCCTCCGAAGCCTCACGCATCTCGGCCTCTCTAACTCTAATTTCGGCGGTAGGATTCCTCCCCACATCGGCAACCTCTCGAATCTGCTCAGCCTCCAGCTCAACAGCTATACGGATATTCAGGTCAGAACCCACTCGCATGATCTCGCATGGGTGTCGCGCCTGAGGAAGCTGCAAGTTCTCAGCATGCCTTGGGTGGACCTCAGCGCTGCCGTCGACTGGTTTCAGGCTGTCAGCATGCTCCCTGGTCTCATCCACCTTGATTTAGGTTCTTGTGGCCTTCAGAACACTATGCCTCCCCCGTTGCATGCCAACCTCACATCGCTGGAGAGCCTAGACCTGCAGTATAACCCCTTCAACACCTCTCTTGTAGCAAAAAATTTGGGCTTGCTCTGGGATCTTCCCAGCCTCCAAGTGCTCTCTCTAAGTGGATGTGGGATCCATGGTCCTATCCCTGACGTTGTGGGAAACTTAACTTCCCTTCAAACTCTAGATCTTTATTCCAACCACTTTACCGGCATGGTGCCATTGACCTTCAGGAAATTGAAGAAACTTCAGTGCCTCGACTTATCGTATAACTTCTTCAACATGGACGTAAGGAAGCTACTGCATCTGTTGCCATCAAATGAATTGCAAATGCTACTTTTGAGCTACAATTCTTTTACAGGGAGCTTGCCAGATTGGATAGGGCGCTTTAGCAGCTTGAACATGCTTTACCTCGACTACAACAAGCTGGCTGGGGAGATACCAGTTGGTATACGGGAACTTAGAAATTTGACAGAATTATGGCTAGACTCAAACAACCTACATGGTACAATCACTGAGGACCATTTCACAAATTTAACTACCCTAGAGCACCTGTGGGTCTCTCATAATTCCTTAACTGTGAAGGTCAATAGTACATGGTACACTCCATTCAGGTTGATGTCAGCAGGCTTTAGCTCTTGCATTCTAGGGCCCCAATTTCCAGCTTGGCTTATCCAACCAACAATGGAGGCTCTTGATATTTCGAACACAAGCATACATGATAACATCCCTGCTGAGTTTTGGACTGCTAGTCCTCGTTGGGCGTTGGATATGTCAAGCAATCGACTTGTTGGCATGCTTCCTAAGACCCTTGGTGACCTGGAACTAGAAACACTGGATATCAGTTCTAACGAGCTCACTGGTCCGATTCCAACACTTCCAAAGACGCTCCACTACTTGGACCTGTCTAACAACAATCTATCAGGCCCACTGCCATCAGGCACCGAAGGGCTAGTGCTACAATCACTGCTCCTCTTCAACAATTCCTTGTCTGGGACCATTCCCTGCTCCCTGCTTCAGTTGCAACTATTGGAATCTCTTGATCTATCAAACAACCTGTTACACGGGACAATTCCAAAGTGCCCTCAAGGATACATAACCTCGAGTATTACAACCCTTAACTTGAACAGAAACAATCTTTCGGGACCATTACCTATGTTTCTCCAGAggtgcagaaacttaatcttactTGATCTGGCGTACAATAAATTTTCTGGGAGCCTACCAGCATGGATCGGGTCAAGGTTACCACAATTGGCACTTTTGCGGTTACGCTCAAACAAGTTCTCTGGTGGCATCCATGGTGAACTAAGCAAGATGAAGGGGCTTCAGTTTTTAGACATTGCATGCAACAACATCTCTGGCAATATACCAGAGTCATTTGGGAATCTCACAGCTATGACTCTTGGTCCCAATGCTAGTGGTGCCCTTTTCAATCTTTTTCACAACGGATTGTTTGATTATGCCATTCCCCCTTACTATTATACTGATAGTTTATTGGTGGACACAAAAGGTCAAGAGCTTGAATACACCAGTGGGATCACATATATGGTAAACATTGATTTATCTTGCAACGGTTTAACGGGGCAGATTCCTTCAGAAATTGGCATGCTCGTTGCATTGAAGAGCTTGAACTTGTCATGGAATAATGTCAGTGGCATAATGCCCCAAAGTATTGGCGAACTACGGGCATTGGAATCTTTTGACCTGTCACATAACGAGCTATCTGGTGAAATCCCTATAAGTTTATCGGCTCTAACATCACTCAGCCGCTTGAACTTGTCATATAACAATTTGACAGGAACAATACCATCTGGGAATCAGTTAAGAACTCTAGATGACCAAGCATCCATCTACATCGGTAATCCAGGTCTTTGTGGTCCACCTCTCACAAGGAGTTGCTCAGGAATTGACAAAACAACGCTCATCCCTAAAGAGCACGAAGGCATGAGCGATATGGTTTCCTTTTACCTCAGCTTGTGCCTAGGATTTGTGGTAGGTCTCTGGATTGTTTTCTGTGGTTTCTTGTTCAAGAGGAAATGGAGGGTTGCATGTTTCTCATTTTCGGATCACATCTATGATCGTGTTTATGTGGAAGTCCATGTGGGTTGGGCTTCATTGGCAAGAAAATTCCGTTAA